The window GTATTTATCATTACTGATACCCTTTTGCGGTGTTTATTTTGGGGTGAAGCGCTATCGTGATGATGATAAGCAAGGCGAGATTGGCTTTTTCGACGCCTTGTTTCAAAGCTTTAGGATTTTGCTTATCGGCGGGCTGTTTGCCTGTTTGGCAGGGATTGTTTACATTAATTATTTTGATATGGCAAGTAACCTGTTTGCTTTCTCGGGCAGACTGTTCGGTGGGTTGGTTATTGGTATTTTAATTTGCTTAGGGGTTTCTGCCGCATTGATGAATAAATCGAGCAAGCTGAATTAATAGAAGCACGGCTGTAGTTGATGACTTGCAGGTTATAAACTAACTTCGGTAGCTGCAAATACTATATAATAAAAGAATATTTAACGTCAAATGTGCGCTAATGAAGAGGTTATAATATTGCTTGAAATTTAATTTAAAAAAAGTTTTGCAACTTGATTAAAAATCCTACTTTTGCCAACCCAATCGGGAACGGGATGTAGCGTAGCCCGGTATCGCGCCACATTTGGGATGTGGAGGCCGCAGGTTCGAATCCTGCCATCCCGACAGCTAACGCAAAAACGCCTTCAGGTTATTCTGAGGGCGTTTTTTGATTTAATAAAGACTTATTAAAAGTTAAATCGATGTAGTTTCGATTCAAATCCTGTTATGTCTTGCTGGAAATATTAGTTTAATTCCATCTTCTCAAGAAACCCGATGTTATTAGCATAACTTAAGAGATAACCGAAAAACGCTGATTTCAGTAACTGTGATCAACCGCGACCTGTTGACATGCCACCATCTACTGCTAAAATAGCTCCGGTTGTAAATGCACTTTCGTCAGACAAAAGGAATACAATCGCGCTTGCCGCTTGTTCAGGCTTGCCGTTTTTACCGAGTGGGTTGAGACCTAACAGGCTGTTGTAGGTTTCTTCAACCTTTTCAACACCCACAACATCGTTCAACACATTGGTCACAAAAAGACCGGGAGCGATAGCGTTTACCCTGATATTTTCAGGCGCCAACTCAACTGCAAGGTGTTTGGTTAACGCGTGCAAACCTGCTTTGGCTATTGAATAAGCTGAAGTCGGCATGCCCTTTACAACATTTTCTGACCAGTAAGAACCAATGTTTACAATAGCGCCGCCACCGTTTTCTTTCATTTTCTTGGCTACCGCCTGTGAGATAAAGTAGAAACCTGTGTTGATATCCAGCAGCGCAGCGTACTCATCTGGGGTTGTTTCCAAAAAAGGTTTCGGCCTAAAGATACCTGATGCGTTTACCAGGTAATCAATTTTGCTTTCCTTTTCGATTTCGGCAATGAATGCCGTTACACTTTCAATGTTGGTAATGTCAACAACTTTACCTGTAACCGTGATTTCAGGATTGTTGTTAGAAAGATCATTTACTGTTGCTATAACTGAATCTTTTGTTTTACTGGCTACAATAACGCTTGCGCCGCTTTCAGCAAGCAATGATGCTGTTGCTTTTCCCATCCCACTGGTTCCACCGATCACCAGGGCTAATTTCCCGTTTAAATCTTGATTTTTCATGTTTTTATTTTTTTAAAATTTACCCTTTGACGTAGTTTCTAAATTCTGTGACAAACTTTTTTTTCAGCTTATAAAAAAACGGCAACCCGAACGCAATTGGAGTTGTAGTGCCCGGGAGTACGCTTCGCCCGTTGACGTATTGTCAGTTAATTAATTGTCATTAATTTAAGCGTAGGAACTTTCCTTGACTGTTATTTTCAGGGTTGTATATATTTGTAAAAAAAAATATTGGCCTTTTAAAACGTAATTTAAATTAACCCTCAGGGAATTATTATGACACCTTTTAGCAAATCATATAAAGAAGATGATGACCTTGAGTTAATCAAAGAGTCTTTTGAAGGGTCTAAAGGCGCATTAAATAAATTGATAAATCGTCATCAACGATTTATTTATAATCTTGCTTTAAAATTTGTAGGTGACAGGGATGAAGCCGCTGACCTTACACAGGAAGTTTTAATTTCGCTGGTGTCGAAGTTAGACAAGTTCAATGGTAACAGCAGTTTCCGCACCTGGTTGTACCGCATAGTCTATAATCAGTTCATCGATACTAAGAGAAAGAAAGTAGAAAAATCAGTTGTATCCTTTGAAGAATACGGCGATTTTCTGGATACCGCGTATAACGATGAGGGAATGACACCGCAAGAGCAGGCGGACAATGAAAAGTTAATCGACTGGACACGTAATAAATGCCTGACAGGGGCGCTGATTTGCCTGGACAGACAACAACGCATGGTTTTCATACTTGGTGCAATCTTCAATTTGAAATCCAGTATAGCGGCCGAAATTCTTGAAG is drawn from Mucilaginibacter ginsenosidivorax and contains these coding sequences:
- a CDS encoding RNA polymerase sigma factor, yielding MTPFSKSYKEDDDLELIKESFEGSKGALNKLINRHQRFIYNLALKFVGDRDEAADLTQEVLISLVSKLDKFNGNSSFRTWLYRIVYNQFIDTKRKKVEKSVVSFEEYGDFLDTAYNDEGMTPQEQADNEKLIDWTRNKCLTGALICLDRQQRMVFILGAIFNLKSSIAAEILEVTPENFRKQLQRAKGDLFTFMQDKCGLINVAAPCRCQKKTKGYIQDGIVSPETIQFYRQFTDSIESVVESKNREIDYLITNPYLYLFTQQPYETQKDNEIKSRHILSDPAVMQLFQLS
- a CDS encoding DUF4199 domain-containing protein, whose protein sequence is MKNAFVTGLILGILSGTWLFIMRSFGYNSTGNHVSPVEYLSLLIPFCGVYFGVKRYRDDDKQGEIGFFDALFQSFRILLIGGLFACLAGIVYINYFDMASNLFAFSGRLFGGLVIGILICLGVSAALMNKSSKLN
- a CDS encoding SDR family NAD(P)-dependent oxidoreductase translates to MKNQDLNGKLALVIGGTSGMGKATASLLAESGASVIVASKTKDSVIATVNDLSNNNPEITVTGKVVDITNIESVTAFIAEIEKESKIDYLVNASGIFRPKPFLETTPDEYAALLDINTGFYFISQAVAKKMKENGGGAIVNIGSYWSENVVKGMPTSAYSIAKAGLHALTKHLAVELAPENIRVNAIAPGLFVTNVLNDVVGVEKVEETYNSLLGLNPLGKNGKPEQAASAIVFLLSDESAFTTGAILAVDGGMSTGRG